The Aythya fuligula isolate bAytFul2 chromosome 2, bAytFul2.pri, whole genome shotgun sequence genome contains a region encoding:
- the LOC116486698 gene encoding 40S ribosomal protein S7-like — protein sequence MITHNRATFIQHSQRAGSDTAESGGRKAIIIFVPVPQLKSFQKIQVRLVRELEKKFSGKHVVFIAQRRILPKPTRKSRTKNKQKRPRSRTLTAVHDAILEDLVFPSEIVGKRIRVKLDGSRLIKVHLDKAQQNNVEHKVETFSGVYKKLTGKDVVFEFPEFQL from the exons ATGATTACTCATAATCGTGCTACTTTCATCCAGCATTCTCAGAGAGCCGGGAGTGACACTGCAGAG AGTGGTGGCAGAAAAGCCATCATTATCTTCGTACCTGTTCCTCAGCTGAAATCTTTCCAGAAGATTCAGGTGCGGCTAGTTCGTGAGCTGGAGAAGAAATTCAGTGGAAAGCATGTGGTGTTCATTGCTCAGAGGAGGATTCTGCCCAAGCCAACAAGAAAAAGCCGcacaaaaaacaagcagaagcGTCCCAGGAGCCGTACGCTTACTGCAGTGCACGATGCTATTCTTGAAGATCTGGTCTTCCCAAGTGAAATCGTGGGCAAGAGAATCCGTGTAAAATTGGACGGCAGCAGACTTATAAAAGTCCATTTGGACAAAGCACAACAGAATAATGTTGAACACAAGGTGGAAACATTTTCTGGTGTCTACAAGAAGCTCACAGGCAAAGATGTGGTGTTTGAGTTTCCAGAATTCCAGCTGTAA